AACCACCATTTTGGACAATGGTCAGAACTTGACTGTAAACGAAGCTTGCTACCAACGTGTAAAGCATATGTTGTAAATCAATGTAAACCAGCGACGCTGTAAGAACCACGGCATCGACAAAAAGCAGTGTCTGACCAAGTTTAAAACCGAATTTTTCTTCGATAACGCGTCCGATAATATCTGTTCCGCCCGTTGTAGCGCCGTAACGAAAGACTAATCCACTACCGACACCAGAAAATAAACCAGCAACGACAGCAACCAACATCATATCATTTTCGAGAACAATCTGAATTGGCACACGTTGCCAAAACCAGATAAACCATGACATCAAAACAGTACCATAAATGGTTAGCGCTAGCGATTTTCGTCCAAAAATTCGCGCCCCTAAAATGAACAAAGGAACATTCAAAATAAGTGACGAATAAGCAGGGTTGATTCCGTAAAGAGCATGGGCAATCAAGGTTACACCCGCAACCCCACCTTCAGCAAGAGCATTTGCCATATTAAATTTGACAAAACCGAAAGTATAAATTGCTACACCTATGGCAATTAACACCAAACTTCCTATTTGTCCAAGCTTTTCACGCATCATGTCTCATACCTCCAAAACAAAATTTTCTGCGTCTTGTAAATTATAACGCCATAAACAAAGAAGCTGAGAACTTTCTCAACCTCTTAATCCTCAGCAAAACGTCCAATAATATGAACATTTTCAGTAACTGAAACAAAGGCATTTGGATCAGTTTTTTTCATCAAATACCTAAAGTCGTTATATTCTTCACGAGTAATAATAGCCAGTAAAACCGCTTTTTTCTCATGATTATAAGTTCCTTCAGCATCATTGATTTGTGTCACCCCACGATGTAATTTGGTATGAATCATCGCAATTACCTTTTCAGGCCGATTGGTCACAATGGTGGCTTGCATTTTCTTCTGCTTAGTGAAAATAGCATTTGTCACACGGCTAGAGACAAAGATAGTCACCATAGAATAAAGGGCATATTGCCAACCAAATAAGATGCCGGCAAAAATCATGATAACACCATTGACCATGAGAGAAATACTTCCCACATCACGGCCTGTCTTTTTCCGAATGGTCAAACTAATGATATCAGTACCACCACTTGAAATACGAGATTTTAAACTAAAGCCAACACCAGTCCCCATGACTAAACCACCAAAAATGGCATTAACCAAAGGGTCAGTCGTCAGAGTAATTTCAGGAACAATTTGAATAAAGAAAGAACTCATCGAAACTGTAATGAGTGTAAAAACAGTGAATTTATGTCCGATTTTATACCAAGCTAAAACGAGCAACGGCACATTAATCACATAAAAAACAACTGAAACTGGCAACTTGAAGCCAATTAATCGCTCACTAACTGCCGATAAAACCTGTGCAAAACCTGTTGCACCACTTGAATAAACGTGTCCTGGTTGGAAGAAGAAATTAACCGCGATTGCCGATAGCAAACCATAAAAAAGAGAAGCGGAAACTTTTTCCGCATACTTCTCTCTTGAAATGCTCTGCATTGTCTTTAACAGACCATATCTTTCTGCCCAACGGCTAACAATAAACTTTGTTTTCTTTTTCAAAGATGTTTTCTTAATCATTGTTTTCGATTGCTAAAGCCAATTCATCTAATTGTTTATCTGATACAAGACTTGGTGCTTGTGTCATTGGATCCGCAGCTTTATTATTTTTAGGGAATGCAATGACTTCACGAATGTTATCTTCACCAGCAAGAAGCATAACGAAGCGGTCAAGACCGATAGCAAGTCCACCATGTGGTGGGAAACCGTAGTTCATAGCTTCTAACAAGAAACCAAATTGGTCATTTGCTTCTTCTGCTGTAAAGCCAAGTGC
This sequence is a window from Streptococcus macedonicus ACA-DC 198. Protein-coding genes within it:
- a CDS encoding Transporter; the encoded protein is MMREKLGQIGSLVLIAIGVAIYTFGFVKFNMANALAEGGVAGVTLIAHALYGINPAYSSLILNVPLFILGARIFGRKSLALTIYGTVLMSWFIWFWQRVPIQIVLENDMMLVAVVAGLFSGVGSGLVFRYGATTGGTDIIGRVIEEKFGFKLGQTLLFVDAVVLTASLVYIDLQHMLYTLVASFVYSQVLTIVQNGGYTLRGMIIITQKSEEAAQAILNGINRGVTYLNGQGAYSGNEKKILYVVLNPGEVRAVKAIMADLDPDAFISIIDVDEVVSSDFKIRRKNYDRL
- a CDS encoding Integral membrane protein; its protein translation is MIKKTSLKKKTKFIVSRWAERYGLLKTMQSISREKYAEKVSASLFYGLLSAIAVNFFFQPGHVYSSGATGFAQVLSAVSERLIGFKLPVSVVFYVINVPLLVLAWYKIGHKFTVFTLITVSMSSFFIQIVPEITLTTDPLVNAIFGGLVMGTGVGFSLKSRISSGGTDIISLTIRKKTGRDVGSISLMVNGVIMIFAGILFGWQYALYSMVTIFVSSRVTNAIFTKQKKMQATIVTNRPEKVIAMIHTKLHRGVTQINDAEGTYNHEKKAVLLAIITREEYNDFRYLMKKTDPNAFVSVTENVHIIGRFAED